The following DNA comes from Centroberyx gerrardi isolate f3 chromosome 4, fCenGer3.hap1.cur.20231027, whole genome shotgun sequence.
atttaaagggttaccgAAACCTGAAGTTGAAGATTGAAGTTGggtctctttccttttctcaccTATTTCCATCTGTTCCTTAAAAATTCTACCTTGCCTCAAGGAGTGCAGACGCCATATTTCAAGGCTGTACACAAAACATCCAACAGATTCAGCAACAGGGTCGAAATGAGGCCTTTGGGGGACTTGAATTCACAGACTTTGATGAAACCATTCTCAAAGTCCATAAATAAAACCTAGCACTTCTGCGTACCTTTAACATTATGACCCTCATGGGGGCCATACCCCATGGAAATGCTGTTAAAACAACTAccaacaaataaaaagacagcCAGGCCTTCAAGGATGCTGAAACATACATATACCATTCAGCCCTATAAGTTGCTGATGCTCTTAAACCTTAAATCCTTTATCTGTAAAAGCCATGTTACTGTTCTTGAGCTGTAAGAGACACAATCTCCCAAGTGGTTCAAACCAGAGTGGCAAGGGTTTCCATGTCTCCGCATGAGTTTAGGATCTATAGCAATATTGTTACACTGATCAAACTTAGGGTTTCTTTGAGGATGCTTCAAAGAACTGGAGGGTGTTTGGAAGATCCAAAAGGTGCTCAAAGAGCCTTAGGGTGCTTTGCAGAGCCCCTGAGGATCTGTGGAAGCACCTAAGCATTGTTTTGCGGTGCTTCAAGGTTTGCTTTTAAGAGCCTCTGGGCTGAAAGTAAAGACCTTTTTTTCTGAACGAATTTGCATACATGTACCAGCATGCTATTAAAATCTATAGTTTTGCCAATGATTACAGCTGGACACAGGTCTCCAAAAAGACAGGTTTGTGTAGGGAGTTTGTATACATCAACAAATAGTTTTTGGTCCTGTATCATTGAGCCAGATGATTTAATATTTACATGGATTCTTACTCATGACAGACATGGATATAAACAAAGCATATTTACTAAGCAGCAGAAAGGGGTAACAATACTATAGTCCAATAGAAACACCTCTTAAGGTAGGAAACACAGATAAATGTTAGGGTTCCTCTAGAACCCCTAAAATCTTCATGAGGCGTCCCTAGAGGCCGTCCAGTGGATTCTGCCAGCACTACAGAATCTGAGGAACCTTTGATTATCAGGGTGTAGGCATAAAATTAAAGGAGAGAAAAGCCACCCCAGTCAAAGAATaatatgcccccccccccccccccccccaaaaaaaaaaaaaaaaaaaaaccccactaataataataataataataatatattcataTAGACTTCGTAATATGTTTCAAAGTATTggctgaaaatgtatttgtacatgagtggccaaaatatatttatatataatatatgttgTCAGCACCACTTGGGGAGATTGTATCTCCAGTgtccaaaatgtatttgaatgcaTGTCATGTACAAGTACAGATTTTCTAcctctaaacatattctgaagtatacgtatatgacatgtatctttttttttttcaatatgagAGCTGTCACTTTTCGGATGATTtggggttggggagggggggggggggacttttGCCTCCCAAGATGTGTGCGCGCGGCCCTGCAAAACAGCGGTTTACCTTTAACATCGATTTCCAACTGTGCTGACAGGTTTCGGTGCGTCCTCACCCATAGGACCACATCACAGCCCTGCATCTGTTAACCTCATCAGTATTTCACCCAAAGGGCAACACACCTATTACACCGGTAGACCTTTGCTTCACCCAAGGCCTTAgaggttaataataataaaatctaaaatataaatataggcCTTACATATTTCGCAATACGGAATGGGCAGCCCCTCTAGCAGATAGGGCAAGAGTCCCATCCGAAAATATGACGGGCAAATAAGAAGGCCGGATCAGGCTGCAAGAGCGCCCTATTTTCAGGATCCCATTAACAAACATTGCTGGACAATAAATGAAATACTGTGCATACCTACCGTTCCGTATAACCTTCCACGGCTGTTCATTGCGACAAACAGCTCACTCTTCACCCCGTACAAGCTCaccactcctctctccactgtcGAGATCTCTATTAGACCTGATAGGACAAAGGATTATtacattagatttttttttttacaaaataacaACCGATCATCCTGGCTGCTATATTTTATAATGGTGACTATAGcattgtgctctctctctctctctgcgtctatGGGTGTAACCTTGCAGATTGCTGCGCAGCATGCCGAGCCTTTGTTCTGCATCTTTCACCCCACATTACAACATTTCCATCCATTGCGCCTGTCAATTAAGGCTATTAGGATTATTGCAATAATTGCAATTATTGCATTGACGTGCACGGCTATTGGTCTCTGGACCGCCCTCCTGGGGCTGCGTAAAAATAAGTTGTGTCTAAAAGCGTCCATACATTCATGTCATGGTTGAGcttagaggaggaggggggtggggggtattcAGCACTGATGGATACTTGTTTTTTAATAGATTTATCTTTGCCGTGGAAGAAATTCAATGCTCCCACAGTGGCGGATGACATATGATCATGCAAATTAATAGAGGGGATAGACTAGACACCTCATCACAGATCCATACTTATtgaccctccctcccttttatGTCTATTGCATTACATCCGTGGAGGTATAACTCACTGTACTGGTTTTCATTATGTACACCGTTTATCCTGCCGTCGGGGAGGATCTGAAGGTGAAACCCGATGCCCACGTTGCAGTAGAGCCTCCGCACTCTTTTGATGCCCAGCAGATAGTCACTCTCCCAGTTCAGCTCCGGTTTCTCCCCGGAGATCCCCAGTACGGAGCGGGAGAAGAGGGTCTCCCATCTTTTCTCCAGCAAAGTTGCATTCGTCCTGCTGCTCGGTAACGGGTACGCTGACACGATCCCCAGCAGAAAGCCCAGGAGAACCACCGCGGTCAGCGTCCAGTGCGGCGTGCCGGCCTCGCAGGACATACTGACGAGGAGCCTCTGCGCAACGGCCATCCGGTTTACCTTCGGGCCACGTGGTCGAAATTAATGACCCTAAAAATACCGCTCttcttgttttgcttccttCGGCATGCTGGCTGCGGGTTATTTTGGGAGCGCGGATCAGGGCTTTGGGCATGAAACGAAAGCCCCggtgcagaggaggagaggagacgggagagTGCGCGGCAGAGCTggaggtgatggtgatggtgatggtgatgttgGTGATGTTGGCGGTGGTGATTACCATGTTTTGCAGCTCCTccgcgcctctctctctcacactctcccctgacacactctctctctctttcggtgGCCGTGAAGAAGAACGCCTGCACCACTCACCAAAAAGCCCGTTTCAGCCTCGCCAGGGCTATCGCATCCCTAGATGACATCATGCTGACTTCACCGCTGGGATAATACAAGGGTGGAGAGGGTGCTGACAgcgggaaaaaaataaaaaccaagtCTGTGGAGAGTTGAGGGGAATAGCCTGCTGTCACTGAACTGGAAGGGGAGAAACCTTATTGGTGGCGTTCAGCGGCCGTGGGACGCGATGGGGCGCTCTGGCAGCTCCCAAATTGGGTCGGTGGTCATATGTCTGACAGCCCGCTTCCTTATTTAGAAGGAAGGTGTAAAAACAGGCCCGCTTGTCACCGGAGAGCAATGGCAATGGCAGCTACTCTTGTGGTCCCGCTTCCTTTGCTGCGCAGTTTAAGATCTTTTC
Coding sequences within:
- the LOC139924020 gene encoding fibroblast growth factor 6-like → MAVAQRLLVSMSCEAGTPHWTLTAVVLLGFLLGIVSAYPLPSSRTNATLLEKRWETLFSRSVLGISGEKPELNWESDYLLGIKRVRRLYCNVGIGFHLQILPDGRINGVHNENQYSLIEISTVERGVVSLYGVKSELFVAMNSRGRLYGTTVFHDECKFKESLLPNNYNAYESWVYRGSYIALSKHGRVKRGNKATTAMTVTHFLPRI